From Aspergillus fumigatus Af293 chromosome 5, whole genome shotgun sequence, a single genomic window includes:
- a CDS encoding putative MFS transporter — MGPSAGENAHETDQESRYCSLIDFDADDPDLPLNWSFSRKIWVTSMVAILNLIGTIASSIFGTGIKEFMQEFNVSNEIAVQGTTLFLAGYIFGFLIFGPLSERFGRKWPMLIGITASSLFDLMPALGTNVATVLIGRFFGGLFGVAPVAIFGGVLSDCWPLAQRGIAMALAVSLVFSGPTWGPVCGGFIMGSPSLGWRWTMWVVVIIGLGFTLLCVLLYPETYPPVILRAKVQALRRKNGNLNIRTALDKGGLSIQDIMSVYLVRPFWLLATQPILALLTLYQSFVYGVMFLFYQMYPVAFGDDRNWTTSLKYLPLLAIITGTFVGALGIVLHNQLYFRHHCHNPDGTYIPESRLPPMIVGCVMVPAGMFWFAWTASPDNVSWASPICASFMTGCGMYLLFIQGWNYIIDCYTSMANSAMGINGSMRSVFGAVFPLFANQMVGALGVAKTTTVLAAVSVMLVPVPVCFWYWGSRIRAWSSAEVIGS, encoded by the exons ATGGGTCCATCCGCTGGCGAAAACGCCCATGAAACGGATCAAGAGAGTCGCTACTGCTCATTGATAGATTTCGATGCAGATGACCCCGACCTTCCGCTGAATTGGTCCTTCTCCCGGAAGATATGGGTTACCTCGATGGTGGCCATCCTGAACTTGATCGGGACAATTGCTAGTAGCATCTTTGGCACTGGAATCAAAGAGTTCATGCAGGAATTCAACGTTAGCAATGAAATTGCCGTTCAGGGAACGACGTTATTCTTAGCG GGATACATTTTTGGATTCCTGATCTTCGGTCCCCTCTCTGAGCGTTTCGGCCGTAAATGGCCCATGCTAATAGGCATCACTGCATCCTCTCTCTTCGATCTGATGCCCGCACTAGGCACCAACGTCGCTACCGTTCTCATCGGCCGGTTCTTCGGCGGTCTCTTTGGAGTAGCGCCAGTTGCCATTTTTGGCGGAGTGCTCAGCGATTGCTGGCCTCTCGCACAGCGTGGCATCGCCATGGCATTGGCGGTGTCGCTGGTATTTTCCGGCCCTACCTGGGGCCCGGTATGCGGGGGGTTCATAATGGGATCTCCGTCCCttggctggagatggactATGTGGGTCGTTGTCATTATCGGACTGGGCTTTACACTCCTTTGTGTGCTCCTTTACCCCGAGACGTATCCTCCTGTGATCCTACGGGCCAAAGTACAGGCTCTGCGAAGGAAGAATGGGAATCTGAATATCAGGACTGCATTGGATAAGGGGGGGTTGAGCATACAGGACATTATGAGTGTTTATTTGGTCCGACCATTCT GGCTCCTAGCAACCCAACCAATCCTCGCTCTTTTAACCTTATACCAGTCCTTCGTCTACGGTGTGATGTTCCTCTTCTACCAAATGTACCCGGTCGCCTTCGGGGACGACCGCAACTGGACTACAAGCCTAAAATATCTGCCACTTTTAGCGATTATCACAGGCACCTTCGTAGGAGCACTTGGCATCGTTCTCCACAACCAACTCTACTTCCGCCATCACTGCCACAATCCAGATGGTACGTATATCCCCGAATCCCGTCTCCCGCCCATGATCGTTGGATGCGTAATGGTCCCGGCAGGAATGTTCTGGTTCGCCTGGACAGCGTCGCCAGACAACGTTTCATGGGCGAGCCCTATCTGTGCGAGTTTCATGACCGGGTGTGGAATGTACCTGCTCTTTATCCAGGGATGGAATTATATAATTGATTGCTATACGAGTATGGCGAATAGTGCGATGGGCATTAACGGGTCGATGAGGAGTGTGTTTGGAGCCGTGTTCCCACTTTTTGCGAATCAGATGGTGGGTGCGCTGGGGGTTGCGAAGACGACGACTGTTTTGGCGGCTGTTAGTGTCATGTTGGTTCCTGTACCGGTTTGCTTTTGGTACTGGGGGAGTAGGATTCGGGCTTGGTCGTCTGCGGAAGTTATTGGGTCTTAG